The DNA window TTTCATGACACCAAAAAACTTGATCCAAAAAGCAAAAGACGCCCAAAAAGAAGCAATCGCACCCTATTCGAACTTTAATGTGGGCGCAGCTCTTTTGACTAAATCCGGTAAGGTTTACAGCGGCATTAACATCGAGTCCAGTTCGTACAGCCTGACCATTTGTGCCGAGCGTGTGGCCCTTTTCAAGGCCCTTTCAGAGGGGGAACGGGATTTTGATTCCATCGCAATTGTTACGGATGCCGATGAATTGTGTCCCCCGTGCGGGGCGTGCCGTCAGGTTTTGTGGGATTTTGCCCCGGACCTGAAAGTAATCCTGGCCAATAAAAAAGGGGATGTGAAAGAATACGAACTGCGGGAGTTGTTTCCCGCCGCATTTGATCAGAATTTTTTGGACCGATAACCCATCAGAGGAAAATGTGAAGAAACGAATTTTGATTGGAATTGCCGGGGGAACCGGCTCCGGAAAAACATTGGTTGCCAAAAACCTCTTTCGCGATTTGGGTTCCGATCGCGTGGTTATTCTTCAGCAAGACGCCTACTACAAAAACCTGTCTCATCTTCCGTTTGAGGAACGGGCCAAGCAAAATTTTGACCACCCGGATGCCATCGACTCCGACCTGCTGCTTCGTCATATAAAAGACCTGTTGGCCGGAAAAACGATTCAACAGCCCATTTACGACTTTACCATTCACCTGAGAAAAAACGAAACCCGGGAAATTGGCGGGCATGATATTATTATTTTGGAAGGCATTCTCATTCTTTACAATCCGGAACTCCGCAATTTAATGGACATTAAAGTGTATGTGGACACCGATGCGGACATTCGGTTTATCCGGCGCCTTATGCGGGATACGAAAGAGCGCGGCCGCAGCATGGAATCGGTGGTTCGGCAATATAAAGAAAGCGTTCGCCCCATGCACCTTCAGTTTGTGGAGCCTACAAAGCGGTACGCCGACATCATTATTCCGGAAGGGGGAATGAATTTTGTCGCCATTGATATTCTACGGGCAAAGATCGCCGCACTTTTAACAGAGTTGGAGGAAAAATAGAGGCGTTTTCCGGGTGTGCTAAACCCCCGAAAATCGCCCGGCTTCGGAAGTCAGGTCATCATGATTCAGTCCATTGTGATCCGGGGAGCACGGGTACACAACCTCAAGAATATTACACTAAACTTACCCCGGAATGCGTTCATCGTCGTAACCGGCGTTTCCGGTTCCGGGAAATCCAGCCTGGCATTTGACACGCTTTATGCGGAAGGACAGCGCCGTTATGTGGAATCCCTTTCCGCGTACGCCCGGCAATTTCTGGAACGGATGGACAAACCCGATGTGGATGAAATCAGCGGGATCTCGCCGGCAATTGCCGTTGAACAGAAAAATACGGTGCGAACCTCCCGATCCACCGTCGGAACGGCCACGGAAATCTACGATTATCTTCGTCTCCTGTTTGCCCGGGTCGGGAAAACCATCTGTCCCGTCTGCCAGATTGAAGTCAAACCGTACACGCGTCAGGCCATTTTTCAACTTTTGGTATCCCGCCATCTGGGAAAAACGGCCTTAGTCGGATTTAAATTTTCACCTCCGGAAAACCAGTCGGCTTTAGACTACCGAAGTTGGCTGATCCAAAATGGCTTTCACCGGGTTTGGGTCGATGGAAAACCGCTGCGCCTCCGGGATGTGAAGAATTTCCCGCCGGAGTGTGTCCAGTGGGATGTTCTGGTGGATCGTCTGCCGATTCAGACGACAGCCGAATCGCGGTGGATGGAATCCTTGGAGCTGGCTTTGGAGTTTGGACGCGGCACCGTGAGTATTCAGGTGGAAGACGGATTGTCCTACCGGTTTAGTGAAGCACGCAGATGTCCTCGCTGCGGGCGGCTATTTCCGGAGCCCCAGCCCCGGCTTTTCTCGTTCAACAATCCTTATGGAGCGTGCTCCACCTGCCGCGGTTTTGGGGATGTGATTGGAATCGATTTTGACCGTGTCGTTCCCAATCCCCAAAAGACCCTCCGCCAGGGGGCCATTGAGCCCTGGAATACCAAATCCAATGCGTACATGCTGGAATGGCTGGAAGAAGTTGCGCCGACATTTGGAATTCCGCTGGATGTTCCGTTTGAAGAACTGACTCCCGAACAACGGGAAATTATTTTTAACGGCAGGGGGACATTCCCGGGCATCCGCGGCTTTTTTAAAGAATTGGAACGGAAGAAATACAAGATTGGTGTTCGGGTGTTTGTGAGCCGGTACCGGGGTTACACCCGATGTCCCGATTGCGGCGGCACCCGGCTCCGTCCGGAAGCCCTTACTGTTTTTGTGGGGGGAAAACACATCGGCCAAATTGCAGCGATGAGTATCAAAGAG is part of the Calditrichota bacterium genome and encodes:
- the udk gene encoding uridine kinase; protein product: MKKRILIGIAGGTGSGKTLVAKNLFRDLGSDRVVILQQDAYYKNLSHLPFEERAKQNFDHPDAIDSDLLLRHIKDLLAGKTIQQPIYDFTIHLRKNETREIGGHDIIILEGILILYNPELRNLMDIKVYVDTDADIRFIRRLMRDTKERGRSMESVVRQYKESVRPMHLQFVEPTKRYADIIIPEGGMNFVAIDILRAKIAALLTELEEK
- the cdd gene encoding cytidine deaminase: MTPKNLIQKAKDAQKEAIAPYSNFNVGAALLTKSGKVYSGINIESSSYSLTICAERVALFKALSEGERDFDSIAIVTDADELCPPCGACRQVLWDFAPDLKVILANKKGDVKEYELRELFPAAFDQNFLDR